Genomic window (Longimicrobiaceae bacterium):
TCGCGGGCCGCCAAGGAGCGGGAGATGACGTTCGGGCAGCGGTGCATCGCCGCGGGCGTGAGCCTGAGCGACGAGGACCCGGACTGGGAGGCGGTGGAGGAGCACCCCGGCACCGGCGCGCCGCCCGGGCTGTGGCTGATGAACGACCGCGGCATCTACCTGCGCAGCAACGCCGCGAAGCGCAAGCCGGACAGCGTGGCCTACGCCCGCGGCTACCGCGCCGACGTGAAGGTGGGCGACGAC
Coding sequences:
- a CDS encoding DUF3085 domain-containing protein, whose protein sequence is MMTAREWINGEERRMEQRYEFEGAEVKALVEESRAAKEREMTFGQRCIAAGVSLSDEDPDWEAVEEHPGTGAPPGLWLMNDRGIYLRSNAAKRKPDSVAYARGYRADVKVGDDDLTEFLDAGQLDAVAPGDTLVVTLTDNKVRLSLLRPQ